AGGGAGTGCTGCAAGCAAATTTATTTGATGGCCTAGAATGCAGGGACACATGCCCTGCGAAAGAAATGCCTCAGCTTTTCTGTTTGACTCCTACTATATGGAGTGCAATTTATAAAAAACAATTTTTAACTGACAATAAAATTTTATTCCATGAAACCCCAGGCGCTTCGTATCAGGATTTATCATTTACATTTAAAGTGTTGCTTAAAGCAAAGAGAATCCGCCTGACAGAAAAGAGACTTCTTTTTTACCGTCACGACAATCCGGATTCGTCGATTTATGATGAAAACAAAAAATTTTGTGTTATAGATGAATTTTATGAAATTAGACGTTTTATATTCAATGATGCCTATCATGAAATAGATGATCTGAAATATGTCGATAAAACAGCATATATTATTTTTAATAACTATCTAACAAAGCTTTCTGGCCCCGATCAATATACTTTTATACAAAAAGTTTCTCAATATTACCAAGAATGGATGAAGATTTTGCCTTTTAATGATGACATGCTTGCCCCTGAAGCTAAAAACATTATGAATCAAATTATTTATCAACCAAGGGAAGCCATCAAATATTATCAACATCCAACAAACAGCCATGTAAATCTAATCAAAAACAATCTGTTTTCACTAAATGCTGCTATCTACGCGAAAGCTGTTATGGCACATATTTTCGAAGTAGATGAAATAATTATTTATGGCGCTGGAAAAGTAGGGGATTTTATATATCAATTATTAAAAAAAAACGATCAGCAGAATAAATTGCAAGGCTATTGTGTAACTTTGTTGACATCGCCCGAAACAATTAACGGCTATAAGATTCAAGCATGTAAGCAATGTTTTGAAAAGTATCCGAATGCGCTCTATTTAGTGGCGACAAATGATAAATACCAAAATGAAATATTGAAAAACCTGAAAAGTCACGGAATAAAACAAGTTATTTCAATGCATACAGAGTTACGGAGTACTTTGAAAAAGAAGTATTTACTTGCAAGCTCAATATCATAAAGCTAACGGCAAAGATCGAAGCCTAACCCTTGTAAATCAAAGCAAATTACATTGTGCTTTCAAACGTTAATGTGACTTCCCAGCATCGGATGATTCAAGTAAACGCCTATAATGTGCTAAATAACCATCAGTCATACGTTCCATAGTAAATCTCTTTGAGAATAATTGAATATACTTTTTATCCCATGCTTTTTTAAACCATGCCTCAATTGCATCGGCAAAAGACAGATCTGTCCTTTCATCGGCAATTGAAACAATGTTGTCGTCCCGAAGTTCCTCAATACATTCCGAATCATAAAAGAGTATAATAGGGAGCCCGAACGTCATTGCTTCTAACGCTGAAATGCTAAGCCCCTCAGCTTTGCTGGGCATAACGTACCCGTTTGCTTCTGCATAATACGACGGCATATCCTCAGGTTCAACAACCCCTGTAAGTATAACATGTAAAGACATCCCATTATCCGCAATAAGGTTCCGAAGATTTTCAAGCTCTTTACCTTTACCGCAAATTACTATTACGATATTATTTTTAATCTCCTCGGGCAAGAGATTAAGAGACGACACGATTTGTGCATGATTTTTTCTCTCAATCACCGACCCTGAAGATAAAAGAATCTTTTTACATTCATTGATATTATGTTTTTCTCTAATACTGAAATATTTCTTTTTATCAACATAATCAGTGCCATTGGGAATTGGCTGAATCATATGTTCTGGATAATGAGGATAATTTTTTATAATTTTGTTTTTCTGTCCAATACTTACAGTGATAAGTTCAACCGGCGTATTGTTAAAAAAACGCTCTTCAATTTTTTGAGAATCTTCATAACCGGTAAAGCCTGGATTTTTTCCTATAAACAAATGATTTGTAACCACAAACGGCATATCGTATTGCTTACAAATCTCAATACAACGTTGAGCCATCTGCCCAATATCATGAAAATTGACAATATCCGGTTGTATTTCCTGGAGTGCTTTTTCAAAAGAATATGTTCTGCATTTTAGACGCAATTCTTTATAGTCCTGTGCATCCTGCCTGTATTGTTCCACTAGTTTTTCAGGTACATTATCCGTTTGAACCACGACAAAATCATCCAGACTAACACTCGGCATTTCAACTATCCCTAGAAACAAATATACATCCTCTCTTTTACCAAGAGACTCGATTAAATTATTAATAACTATGGATCCACCTGTATATGAAAACGCCAACGCTCCAAGTTTTTTGTTATCTACATGCCAGGCAACTTGTAATATCTTCATAGCAATTTACTCTTAGGTATTGGACTATAAGCCATATCAAAATCCTGAATTCATTGTGGTGTTCACCGGTAATTACTGGGAATAAACAACCAACGAGCCTTTATATGTAGTTTAATTAAAATTATATCCCTGGTACCAGTCCCGCATGATTTTTCACATAGATACTATAATCAGAAATACCATATTTAGATAATTGTTTTTCTATCTCAACGAAGTAACCACTCGTGATAACAATAGCAGTTTTTGACAGGTCAAGTTCCAACAACACTTCAGGGTTCTGAACTTTTAGTTCAAATAGAGTTGAAAACTCAGTGTCATTATAACTTCTTTTATACACCTGACTAATAGATAACCCCCATTTATTGCTGTCATTATCTATAAACTGCACACTCCGCCAATATTTTTTATATTCTCTTAGAAAATCAAGCGCTTTATATCCTGCACCAAAAAGGATAACATTTTTGCCACGAATATGCTCTTTTATGTCAAAAATCCTTTTTTTATATTTGTGAAACAAGCCATGCTCACTGATTAATCTAACTGTTTGATTTCTTTGTATCTGTAATTCTGCATCTGATATATAAACAGCCCCATCCGCTCTCATGATATCGATCAATAATCCGTCTTTCACAGGAACATTAAAAACACATCCTCCAAACAAACAGTTTATGTAATCAATATATCCCTCTTGCAGCAAACGATTAACTTCACCATTTTCACATTTTAATATTTCAATTGACAAACCCTCTATTGCATCTGCCGACCAAGGCATCTCCTCTTTAAAAACTGTACAAGTGGGATCAAGGATTGTGATTATCCCACCCTGAATATTACAATCAAGTATATAATTATCATTTAAGAACTTATACTTTTTCGTTTTGATTAATTGAAAAAACTTTTCATAACCGGATTCAAACACAGCAAGTTCTATATAATCATCTTGAAATAAAAAATTATTATTAAGTACAGCACCCAGCAAAGTCCGTTTTACAGGAAATATCTCAATCATACTTTTTTTACAAAGCGCGAGGATCTCAGACAACATTTTCAATAATCGCTCTCGAATCGGATTGCTCAATTGATACTGAACAATAAACTGAGAAACAGTCTTTTCGATATCTATTGTATTATAGAACTCATATTCACAGTTAGTTACTCCAGATTCGAATAACAAAATGCCATTATTATAATTTAAAGATAACTGCTCGTTAGATTCATAAAACTGCTCCAAAATCTCCATCCTACATTGAGGAGTAAAATATCCGCATTTTTTGTGAGGTAGTGATAAGTTCTTTTGCAAATCATTAACAATCTTTGCATATATTGGGGAACTAACAGGAAACCTATTGATATTTTTAATAATTTCAACCAGACAGTTACTCGCCGTAATATTTGACTTCTCTTTTTCCGGTTCTACATAACAGGTTAGATCTACTCCTAATACATCAAGGAAACTTTTAATAAGATGTTGTTTGTTTAAATCGTAACTAACAACCTGGACGGAAGAAAAGCCGATATAGTTATTATAATAATCGATGATTTTCATATAATCCAGGCCCTTACCTTGAAGCCACACATCAAAACCCGAACAACACCGATTATTCATGACAACAAAACCATATGATGACTCTATATGTAAATCCTGCCGCCTACAATACATTACAAGATGTACATCAAAATAATCGTTAAACCATTTAACATTATTAATCTGATCATGAATATTTCCAAAACTTTCATCGGAAACAACAACTGTATGGCATTTTTTTTCACGAGCATTATCACGAATCCGGATGGCTTCTTTTTCAAAGACCTTATTATGACCTTCAATAATATATTTTCTAAGCACCTTAGGTCGATACTGATTACTGTCATTAAGTAAATATTCAGGAACATACACACCATGTTTTTCAAGCAAGCTGTGATTCAGATATAAAAACCTTTGTATCGCGGAGGTCCCTGTTTTACTAACTCCAATATGTAAAATCAATTTCACAATAAAATCTCATTTCAACATTTCGTATTCTAAAAGTATATCTACAGCAATATTTTTAGCAGCTGTTTTTCCAATAACGTTATCAATTTTTTCCGGAGGAATTCCTGTCCCCGGCCTCTTCCATGTAAGCATATCATCGGTAATTATTGTTCCTGCCTCTATAGCTATAGCTGAAACAAGCGATCTTCTTGCATTTTTACGCGCCTTTTTTTCAGACTCAAGACAGCATAAATTTCCATTGCCTCTGATATAATCTGCATAATCTATCGCTTTTAATATTTGTTTCACATCCCCAGGGTCCATGGCATGATAGTGGTCATTGCCTTTCAAGGTTTTATCCAATGTAAAATGCTTTTCAATGACGAATGCACCAAGATTATATGCAGTTTTAAGAATTTCATATCCTTCATCGGGTCTTGTATGATCTGAATATCCGATATGTAAATCAGGAAATTTCTTTGATAACCCGGTAATTTTATTCAAATTAGCATGTTCATACGGTGTAGGATATTCAAGGACACAATGCATTAATACTAAGGGTTGATCATTATAAGATCTAATCAACTCAACGCAACGAACAATCTCTTCTTCATCAGAAGCTCCTACAGAAAGAATCATGGGTTTATTTTTTTTCGCCTGATACTTCACAAAAGGAAGATTATTTAAATCAGATGAGGATATCTTATATACATTCATTAATGGTTCAAGGTAATCTACAGATTCAATATCAAAGGCTGTGGAAAAAAATTCAACACCCACTATCTGTGAATACTCTGCTAATTCTTTATATTCTGCATACCCAAACGAATCATACTTTTTAAACAAATCATATTGCGACTTTGTTGGTTCTTCATTAATATCCCAATAATAAGGGGATTTTTTCACAGCCAACGTAACTGCTTTATACGATTGAAATTTTACGGCATGAACACCGGAGTCAGCTGCATTTTTTATCATCACTTTTGCAGCCTCCAAAGGAGAAACATGCATTTTTATTGCCATATCATAATAATTAACACCGATTTCAGCTATCAATGAGAATTTATTATCTTTTATTCTGTTCTCTAATACTTTTTTCATAACTACAACGAATATATAAGATTCTTTATCCTTTCTCTTCCACTCTTCAAATCATGTTTAAGCATGCGTTCCTGCATTGACTTACGCTTGCTGATATCTGCAGATATTAAAGAGTTTAATGCCTTTCTAATCGTTTGCCTGGAAACATCTTTCCCTAAATATATAAACCCATTCTCATCGCATGGAAATGGATGCATTTCTTCTCTTTCATTTTGGGACACTGTAATAGTTGGAATTCCTAATGAGGCCAGTTCATAGCAGGTTCTACCACGTGATGTGATTGCAATATCATTGTGTGACATAAGCTCAGCCATATTTTTTACATCATACAATACTGTGACGTTTTTTCCCCATGCAGTATTAAGCAGTTTTTTATATTCTTTTTTTGCCCTGCCTAAAACGACTGTAAAGTTCAAATGAACGTATTCCGTCTGACATATGATTGATAAAACATCCTCAGTATAATTAACTGGATCAGCCCCTCCAAAACATATGAAAATATTTTCTACATTTCTTTTTACTTCAATAGGTTTGTAAAGAAGAAATAATTTTGGTATGAGATAAAAACGTTCTCCTGAAAAATTATTATTTCGCAGCTCCTTTTCTTGATATAAGGCGTTGAATACTAAATCAGCATAAGCTCTGCCGTCACCAGTATCCTCAAAATTTACGATAAAAGGTGTTGATGGGATTTGTTTAAGACTTTTTACATACTCTTCATTTGTATCTAAAATATCATTGATAATTATTTGATAGTTATTATTAATTAGAAGCTGCAACAAATGCTCTGGGTCATCGTATGTAATAAGCTTGTAGGTTGTTCCACCAAATGAGCTTCTATCTGTAACTGCTGGATCAAAATAAATATCGGGTTTATGGAAAAATAAATCTGAAAGCTCAAGCATACGATGTATATGACCCATACCAATTACATTATTTCCATTTACAATAATTGCGATTTTGCGTCCTCTAAGAACGTTTTCTGCGCTGATCAAATCCTGAAAGTTATCAATGTCTATGGCTTCTATTTCAGAAATTTCAAAGACATCTACCTTTTCGCCTATTCTTGAGTATTCGGATACGACATTGTATTTTGAGATGAGGAACGCCCCTGTTTCCAAAAATCTTTTCGGTAGATATTGACGATTTAATCTTTGTTGATAATCAGGAACGATATTACCATCTTTCTCAACCCATGCTAAATGAGGCCGATTTACTACAGATATAAGAGTATCCAGTCCAGAATAAACTACATATTCAATGGCCTCATCTAATGTAT
This window of the uncultured Desulfobacter sp. genome carries:
- a CDS encoding glycosyltransferase; this translates as MTKVSILIPIFNTEKFLRQCLDSIINQTLKEIEIICLNDGSTDGCPKIIEEYAKKDERIKVVHKENTGYGHTMNVGLALAEGDYIGIVESDDYVADNMFEFLYSMAINEQCDIVKADYYFSYEEGVLQANLFDGLECRDTCPAKEMPQLFCLTPTIWSAIYKKQFLTDNKILFHETPGASYQDLSFTFKVLLKAKRIRLTEKRLLFYRHDNPDSSIYDENKKFCVIDEFYEIRRFIFNDAYHEIDDLKYVDKTAYIIFNNYLTKLSGPDQYTFIQKVSQYYQEWMKILPFNDDMLAPEAKNIMNQIIYQPREAIKYYQHPTNSHVNLIKNNLFSLNAAIYAKAVMAHIFEVDEIIIYGAGKVGDFIYQLLKKNDQQNKLQGYCVTLLTSPETINGYKIQACKQCFEKYPNALYLVATNDKYQNEILKNLKSHGIKQVISMHTELRSTLKKKYLLASSIS
- a CDS encoding glycosyltransferase family 4 protein encodes the protein MKILQVAWHVDNKKLGALAFSYTGGSIVINNLIESLGKREDVYLFLGIVEMPSVSLDDFVVVQTDNVPEKLVEQYRQDAQDYKELRLKCRTYSFEKALQEIQPDIVNFHDIGQMAQRCIEICKQYDMPFVVTNHLFIGKNPGFTGYEDSQKIEERFFNNTPVELITVSIGQKNKIIKNYPHYPEHMIQPIPNGTDYVDKKKYFSIREKHNINECKKILLSSGSVIERKNHAQIVSSLNLLPEEIKNNIVIVICGKGKELENLRNLIADNGMSLHVILTGVVEPEDMPSYYAEANGYVMPSKAEGLSISALEAMTFGLPIILFYDSECIEELRDDNIVSIADERTDLSFADAIEAWFKKAWDKKYIQLFSKRFTMERMTDGYLAHYRRLLESSDAGKSH
- a CDS encoding N-acetylneuraminate synthase family protein, which translates into the protein MKKVLENRIKDNKFSLIAEIGVNYYDMAIKMHVSPLEAAKVMIKNAADSGVHAVKFQSYKAVTLAVKKSPYYWDINEEPTKSQYDLFKKYDSFGYAEYKELAEYSQIVGVEFFSTAFDIESVDYLEPLMNVYKISSSDLNNLPFVKYQAKKNKPMILSVGASDEEEIVRCVELIRSYNDQPLVLMHCVLEYPTPYEHANLNKITGLSKKFPDLHIGYSDHTRPDEGYEILKTAYNLGAFVIEKHFTLDKTLKGNDHYHAMDPGDVKQILKAIDYADYIRGNGNLCCLESEKKARKNARRSLVSAIAIEAGTIITDDMLTWKRPGTGIPPEKIDNVIGKTAAKNIAVDILLEYEMLK